One genomic region from Lates calcarifer isolate ASB-BC8 unplaced genomic scaffold, TLL_Latcal_v3 scaffold_20_43, whole genome shotgun sequence encodes:
- the LOC127142220 gene encoding putative uncharacterized protein BRD3OS, translating into MSDCDPPAVEEQMTAEECGPPGPSPSGPGPGRPPLAEKALSESYARLRYRDMSLLIWQQQQEELQAGPPSTYLNRSQSTWYSSYGNQAVLVRDKRGLEDAEGRSRICSIM; encoded by the coding sequence ATGTCGGACTGTGATCCACCTGCTGTAGAGGAGCAGATGACGGCAGAGGAATGCGGTCCTCCCGGTCCCAGTCcttctggtcctggtcctggtcgTCCCCCCCTGGCAGAGAAGGCCCTGTCAGAGTCTTACGCCCGGCTGCGGTACCGGGACATGTCCCTGCTgatctggcagcagcagcaggaggagctgcaggctgGCCCCCCTTCCACCTACCTGAACCGCAGCCAGTCCACCTGGTACAGCAGTTACGGGAACCAGGCCGTGCTGGTCCGGGACAAGAGGGGCCTGGAGGACGCAGAGGGCCGGTCCAGGATCTGCAGCATCATGtag
- the LOC108894622 gene encoding bromodomain-containing protein 3 isoform X1, translating into MSDAPEAAPPSPPPLTNPPPPEVTNPTKPGRKTNQLQYMQNVVVKTLWKHQFAWPFYQPVDAIKLCLSDYHKVIKNPMDMGTIKKRLENNYYWSASEAMQDFNTMFTNCYIYNKPTDDIVLMAQALEKIFLQKVAQMPQEEVALLPPAPKGKNKSKQPAAATTVSQQAESSASPPPSYPSPSPSQTPVISTTPTPVQATPPVSAPQPPATMMPSAQPVVKKKGVKRKADTTTPTTSAISAGRADSPSPQDTKPAKLGSSRREAAARPAKTRRETGEEVAGGEVGGGGGGAGSRKGGKLGEQMKHCDAILKEMLSKKHAAYAWPFYKPVDAEALELHDYHDIIKHPMDLSTVRKKMDKGEYNDPQSFATDVRLMFSNCYKYNPPDHEVVAMARKLQDVFEMRFAKIPDEGLEASVPSTTPVVSKSTASSDSSNNSSSDESSDSEEERATRLAELQEQVGAAEQSQLKAVHEQLAVLSQAPVSKPKKKKEKKDKEKKKDKDKDKGNKGKMEEEKKPKAAAQQPKPANLKKAPARKANSTVTATRQPKKGSKTSGGGSANGDDGEESSLPMSYDEKRQLSLDINRLPGEKLGRVVHIIQSREPSLRDSNPDEIEIDFETLKPSTLRELERYVKSCLQKKQRKLLQKAAGGGASGGGASRLSGSSSSSSDDSSSTGTSSSSDTD; encoded by the exons ATGTCGGACGCCCCCGAGGCTGCACCCCCcagcccccctcccctcaccaACCCGCCGCCCCCCGAGGTCACCAACCCCACCAAACCCGGCAG GAAAACCAACCAGCTGCAGTACATGCAGAACGTGGTGGTGAAGACTCTGTGGAAACATCAGTTCGCATGGCCGTTCTACCAACCTGTGGACGCCATCAAGCTCTGCCTGTCT GACTACCACAAAGTGATCAAGAACCCGATGGACATGGGAACCATAAAGAAACGTCTGGAGAACAATTATTACTGGAGCGCCAGTGAGGCCATGCAGGACTTCAACACCATGTTCACCAACTGTTACATCTACAACAAG CCGACAGACGACATCGTGCTCATGGCTCAGGCTCTGGAGAAGATCTTCCTGCAGAAAGTGGCTCAGATGCCTCAGGAGGAAGtcgctctgctgcctccagctCCCAAAGGAAAGAACAAGAGCAAGCAGCCGGCCGCCGCCACCACAG tgagTCAGCAGGCCGAGTCCTCagcctcccctcccccctcctacccctccccctccccctctcagACGCCCGTCATCTCCACCACGCCCACACCTGTCCAGGCCACGCCCCCTGTGTCTGCTCCGCAGCCCCCAGCAACCATGATGCCATCTGCACAGCCCGTCGTCAAG AAGAAAGGTGTGAAGAGGAAAGCCGACACCACCACCCCAACCACGTCGGCGATCTCTGCTGGTCGTGCCGACTCTCCGTCCCCTCAGGACACCAAACCAGCCAAACTGGGCTCGTCCCGTCGCGAGGCTGCCGCCCGCCCCGCTAAGACCCGCCGTGAGACGGGCGAAGAGGTGGCGGGGGGTgaggtgggaggtggaggaggaggagccggAAGCAGGAAGGGCGGCAAGCTGGGTGAGCAGATGAAGCACTGCGACGCCATCCTGAAGGAGATGCTCTCCAAGAAACACGCCGCCTATGCCTGGCCTTTCTACAAGCCGGTGGATGCAGAGGCGCTGGAGCTGCACGACTACCACGACATCATCAAACACCCCATGGACCTCAGCACTGTCCGG AAAAAGATGGATAAAGGAGAGTACAACGATCCTCAGAGTTTTGCAACGGACGTCAGGTTAATGTTCTCCAACTGTTACAAGTATAATCCTCCAGACCACGAGGTGGTGGCCATGGCCCGTAAGCTGCAG GATGTGTTTGAGATGCGTTTCGCTAAGATCCCAGACGAGGGCCTGGAGGCGTCGGTCCCGTCCACGACACCAGTGGTCAGTAAAAGCACCGCCTCctctgacagcagcaacaactcCTCCTCCGACGAATCGTCCGACTCTGAGGAGGAGCGAGCCACGCGATTGGCTGAGCTACAGGAGCAGGTTGGTGCTGCCGAGCAATCACAG TTGAAGGCGGTGCACGAGCAGCTGGCTGTCCTGTCCCAGGCTCCGGTCAGCAagccaaagaagaagaaagagaagaaagacaaggagaagaagaaggacaaagacaaagacaaagggaACAAGGGcaagatggaggaagagaagaagccGAAGGCTGCGGCCCAACAGCCCAAACCGGCCAATCTGAAGAAGGCACCAGCTAGGAAAGCCAACAGCACGGTGACCGCCACCAG GCAACCTAAGAAAGGCAGCAAGACGTCGGGCGGCGGCTCGGCCAACGGAGACGACGGTGAGGAGTCATCCCTGCCGATGTCGTACGATGAGAAGCGCCAGCTGAGTCTGGACATCAACCGGCTGCCGGGGGAGAAGCTGGGCCGCGTCGTCCACATCATCCAGTCCAGAGAGCCATCGCTGAGGGACTCCAACCCCGATGAGATAGAGATCGACTTCGAAACCCTCAAACCCTCCACACTCCGAGAGCTGGAGCGCTACGTCAAGTCCTGTCTgcagaagaaacagaggaagctACTGC AGAAGGCAGCAGGAGGCGGGGCCTCAGGAGGCGGGGCTAGTCGTTTGAGTGgcagctcttcttcctcctctgacgACAGCTCCTCAACAGgaacctcctcttcctccgacacagactga
- the LOC108894622 gene encoding bromodomain-containing protein 3 isoform X2, with the protein MSDAPEAAPPSPPPLTNPPPPEVTNPTKPGRKTNQLQYMQNVVVKTLWKHQFAWPFYQPVDAIKLCLSDYHKVIKNPMDMGTIKKRLENNYYWSASEAMQDFNTMFTNCYIYNKPTDDIVLMAQALEKIFLQKVAQMPQEEVALLPPAPKGKNKSKQPAAATTVSQQAESSASPPPSYPSPSPSQTPVISTTPTPVQATPPVSAPQPPATMMPSAQPVVKKKGVKRKADTTTPTTSAISAGRADSPSPQDTKPAKLGSSRREAAARPAKTRRETGEEVAGGEVGGGGGGAGSRKGGKLGEQMKHCDAILKEMLSKKHAAYAWPFYKPVDAEALELHDYHDIIKHPMDLSTVRKKMDKGEYNDPQSFATDVRLMFSNCYKYNPPDHEVVAMARKLQDVFEMRFAKIPDEGLEASVPSTTPVVSKSTASSDSSNNSSSDESSDSEEERATRLAELQEQLKAVHEQLAVLSQAPVSKPKKKKEKKDKEKKKDKDKDKGNKGKMEEEKKPKAAAQQPKPANLKKAPARKANSTVTATRQPKKGSKTSGGGSANGDDGEESSLPMSYDEKRQLSLDINRLPGEKLGRVVHIIQSREPSLRDSNPDEIEIDFETLKPSTLRELERYVKSCLQKKQRKLLQKAAGGGASGGGASRLSGSSSSSSDDSSSTGTSSSSDTD; encoded by the exons ATGTCGGACGCCCCCGAGGCTGCACCCCCcagcccccctcccctcaccaACCCGCCGCCCCCCGAGGTCACCAACCCCACCAAACCCGGCAG GAAAACCAACCAGCTGCAGTACATGCAGAACGTGGTGGTGAAGACTCTGTGGAAACATCAGTTCGCATGGCCGTTCTACCAACCTGTGGACGCCATCAAGCTCTGCCTGTCT GACTACCACAAAGTGATCAAGAACCCGATGGACATGGGAACCATAAAGAAACGTCTGGAGAACAATTATTACTGGAGCGCCAGTGAGGCCATGCAGGACTTCAACACCATGTTCACCAACTGTTACATCTACAACAAG CCGACAGACGACATCGTGCTCATGGCTCAGGCTCTGGAGAAGATCTTCCTGCAGAAAGTGGCTCAGATGCCTCAGGAGGAAGtcgctctgctgcctccagctCCCAAAGGAAAGAACAAGAGCAAGCAGCCGGCCGCCGCCACCACAG tgagTCAGCAGGCCGAGTCCTCagcctcccctcccccctcctacccctccccctccccctctcagACGCCCGTCATCTCCACCACGCCCACACCTGTCCAGGCCACGCCCCCTGTGTCTGCTCCGCAGCCCCCAGCAACCATGATGCCATCTGCACAGCCCGTCGTCAAG AAGAAAGGTGTGAAGAGGAAAGCCGACACCACCACCCCAACCACGTCGGCGATCTCTGCTGGTCGTGCCGACTCTCCGTCCCCTCAGGACACCAAACCAGCCAAACTGGGCTCGTCCCGTCGCGAGGCTGCCGCCCGCCCCGCTAAGACCCGCCGTGAGACGGGCGAAGAGGTGGCGGGGGGTgaggtgggaggtggaggaggaggagccggAAGCAGGAAGGGCGGCAAGCTGGGTGAGCAGATGAAGCACTGCGACGCCATCCTGAAGGAGATGCTCTCCAAGAAACACGCCGCCTATGCCTGGCCTTTCTACAAGCCGGTGGATGCAGAGGCGCTGGAGCTGCACGACTACCACGACATCATCAAACACCCCATGGACCTCAGCACTGTCCGG AAAAAGATGGATAAAGGAGAGTACAACGATCCTCAGAGTTTTGCAACGGACGTCAGGTTAATGTTCTCCAACTGTTACAAGTATAATCCTCCAGACCACGAGGTGGTGGCCATGGCCCGTAAGCTGCAG GATGTGTTTGAGATGCGTTTCGCTAAGATCCCAGACGAGGGCCTGGAGGCGTCGGTCCCGTCCACGACACCAGTGGTCAGTAAAAGCACCGCCTCctctgacagcagcaacaactcCTCCTCCGACGAATCGTCCGACTCTGAGGAGGAGCGAGCCACGCGATTGGCTGAGCTACAGGAGCAG TTGAAGGCGGTGCACGAGCAGCTGGCTGTCCTGTCCCAGGCTCCGGTCAGCAagccaaagaagaagaaagagaagaaagacaaggagaagaagaaggacaaagacaaagacaaagggaACAAGGGcaagatggaggaagagaagaagccGAAGGCTGCGGCCCAACAGCCCAAACCGGCCAATCTGAAGAAGGCACCAGCTAGGAAAGCCAACAGCACGGTGACCGCCACCAG GCAACCTAAGAAAGGCAGCAAGACGTCGGGCGGCGGCTCGGCCAACGGAGACGACGGTGAGGAGTCATCCCTGCCGATGTCGTACGATGAGAAGCGCCAGCTGAGTCTGGACATCAACCGGCTGCCGGGGGAGAAGCTGGGCCGCGTCGTCCACATCATCCAGTCCAGAGAGCCATCGCTGAGGGACTCCAACCCCGATGAGATAGAGATCGACTTCGAAACCCTCAAACCCTCCACACTCCGAGAGCTGGAGCGCTACGTCAAGTCCTGTCTgcagaagaaacagaggaagctACTGC AGAAGGCAGCAGGAGGCGGGGCCTCAGGAGGCGGGGCTAGTCGTTTGAGTGgcagctcttcttcctcctctgacgACAGCTCCTCAACAGgaacctcctcttcctccgacacagactga
- the LOC108894622 gene encoding bromodomain-containing protein 3 isoform X3: MSDAPEAAPPSPPPLTNPPPPEVTNPTKPGRKTNQLQYMQNVVVKTLWKHQFAWPFYQPVDAIKLCLSDYHKVIKNPMDMGTIKKRLENNYYWSASEAMQDFNTMFTNCYIYNKPTDDIVLMAQALEKIFLQKVAQMPQEEVALLPPAPKGKNKSKQPAAATTVSQQAESSASPPPSYPSPSPSQTPVISTTPTPVQATPPVSAPQPPATMMPSAQPVVKKKGVKRKADTTTPTTSAISAGRADSPSPQDTKPAKLGSSRREAAARPAKTRRETGEEVAGGEVGGGGGGAGSRKGGKLGEQMKHCDAILKEMLSKKHAAYAWPFYKPVDAEALELHDYHDIIKHPMDLSTVRKKMDKGEYNDPQSFATDVRLMFSNCYKYNPPDHEVVAMARKLQDVFEMRFAKIPDEGLEASVPSTTPVVSKSTASSDSSNNSSSDESSDSEEERATRLAELQEQLKAVHEQLAVLSQAPVSKPKKKKEKKDKEKKKDKDKDKGNKGKMEEEKKPKAAAQQPKPANLKKAPARKANSTVTATRQPKKGSKTSGGGSANGDDGEESSLPMSYDEKRQLSLDINRLPGEKLGRVVHIIQSREPSLRDSNPDEIEIDFETLKPSTLRELERYVKSCLQKKQRKLLRKLRVEP; the protein is encoded by the exons ATGTCGGACGCCCCCGAGGCTGCACCCCCcagcccccctcccctcaccaACCCGCCGCCCCCCGAGGTCACCAACCCCACCAAACCCGGCAG GAAAACCAACCAGCTGCAGTACATGCAGAACGTGGTGGTGAAGACTCTGTGGAAACATCAGTTCGCATGGCCGTTCTACCAACCTGTGGACGCCATCAAGCTCTGCCTGTCT GACTACCACAAAGTGATCAAGAACCCGATGGACATGGGAACCATAAAGAAACGTCTGGAGAACAATTATTACTGGAGCGCCAGTGAGGCCATGCAGGACTTCAACACCATGTTCACCAACTGTTACATCTACAACAAG CCGACAGACGACATCGTGCTCATGGCTCAGGCTCTGGAGAAGATCTTCCTGCAGAAAGTGGCTCAGATGCCTCAGGAGGAAGtcgctctgctgcctccagctCCCAAAGGAAAGAACAAGAGCAAGCAGCCGGCCGCCGCCACCACAG tgagTCAGCAGGCCGAGTCCTCagcctcccctcccccctcctacccctccccctccccctctcagACGCCCGTCATCTCCACCACGCCCACACCTGTCCAGGCCACGCCCCCTGTGTCTGCTCCGCAGCCCCCAGCAACCATGATGCCATCTGCACAGCCCGTCGTCAAG AAGAAAGGTGTGAAGAGGAAAGCCGACACCACCACCCCAACCACGTCGGCGATCTCTGCTGGTCGTGCCGACTCTCCGTCCCCTCAGGACACCAAACCAGCCAAACTGGGCTCGTCCCGTCGCGAGGCTGCCGCCCGCCCCGCTAAGACCCGCCGTGAGACGGGCGAAGAGGTGGCGGGGGGTgaggtgggaggtggaggaggaggagccggAAGCAGGAAGGGCGGCAAGCTGGGTGAGCAGATGAAGCACTGCGACGCCATCCTGAAGGAGATGCTCTCCAAGAAACACGCCGCCTATGCCTGGCCTTTCTACAAGCCGGTGGATGCAGAGGCGCTGGAGCTGCACGACTACCACGACATCATCAAACACCCCATGGACCTCAGCACTGTCCGG AAAAAGATGGATAAAGGAGAGTACAACGATCCTCAGAGTTTTGCAACGGACGTCAGGTTAATGTTCTCCAACTGTTACAAGTATAATCCTCCAGACCACGAGGTGGTGGCCATGGCCCGTAAGCTGCAG GATGTGTTTGAGATGCGTTTCGCTAAGATCCCAGACGAGGGCCTGGAGGCGTCGGTCCCGTCCACGACACCAGTGGTCAGTAAAAGCACCGCCTCctctgacagcagcaacaactcCTCCTCCGACGAATCGTCCGACTCTGAGGAGGAGCGAGCCACGCGATTGGCTGAGCTACAGGAGCAG TTGAAGGCGGTGCACGAGCAGCTGGCTGTCCTGTCCCAGGCTCCGGTCAGCAagccaaagaagaagaaagagaagaaagacaaggagaagaagaaggacaaagacaaagacaaagggaACAAGGGcaagatggaggaagagaagaagccGAAGGCTGCGGCCCAACAGCCCAAACCGGCCAATCTGAAGAAGGCACCAGCTAGGAAAGCCAACAGCACGGTGACCGCCACCAG GCAACCTAAGAAAGGCAGCAAGACGTCGGGCGGCGGCTCGGCCAACGGAGACGACGGTGAGGAGTCATCCCTGCCGATGTCGTACGATGAGAAGCGCCAGCTGAGTCTGGACATCAACCGGCTGCCGGGGGAGAAGCTGGGCCGCGTCGTCCACATCATCCAGTCCAGAGAGCCATCGCTGAGGGACTCCAACCCCGATGAGATAGAGATCGACTTCGAAACCCTCAAACCCTCCACACTCCGAGAGCTGGAGCGCTACGTCAAGTCCTGTCTgcagaagaaacagaggaagctACTGCGTAAGTTACGAGTTGAGCCATGA